A genomic region of Dethiosulfovibrio faecalis contains the following coding sequences:
- a CDS encoding creatininase family protein has translation MKLVEMNTEDFQSELKGVNTVIIPAGAYEVWGPHLPIGSDTLIAQEIASRLADRMGWMVGPTLPVGDSTMVWGPGTLTVRPESFKMYLEDICESLVRHGIKRFCFVSPHVANLAIISQVAWKLKLERDIDCCVFDWWRIVQPVARKLGILDHDGVMAHGHASEAGTSCFMYLRPDLVKQDRLKKVNPGIVNDYPEFQQFVPFSCYGDDYMLGDATCASAAKGKALVEATLDRMVEFLEQWNPPRDKYKSYDGGIAQ, from the coding sequence GTGAAACTTGTGGAGATGAATACGGAGGATTTCCAGTCCGAATTGAAAGGCGTCAATACGGTGATCATACCGGCCGGAGCTTACGAGGTCTGGGGACCGCATCTTCCTATAGGTTCCGATACCTTAATCGCCCAAGAGATCGCATCCAGGTTGGCTGATCGTATGGGATGGATGGTCGGACCGACCCTACCTGTAGGGGACTCCACTATGGTCTGGGGGCCGGGTACTCTGACCGTGCGTCCTGAAAGCTTCAAGATGTATCTTGAGGATATATGCGAAAGTCTCGTAAGGCATGGTATCAAACGTTTTTGTTTCGTTAGTCCCCACGTCGCCAATCTGGCTATCATTTCCCAGGTGGCCTGGAAGCTTAAACTGGAACGGGATATCGATTGTTGTGTGTTCGATTGGTGGCGTATAGTTCAGCCCGTAGCCAGGAAGCTGGGGATATTGGATCACGATGGAGTTATGGCGCATGGACATGCCAGCGAGGCTGGAACATCCTGTTTCATGTATCTTCGTCCGGATCTAGTAAAACAGGATCGACTCAAGAAGGTTAATCCCGGCATCGTGAATGATTATCCGGAATTTCAGCAATTTGTGCCGTTTTCGTGTTACGGGGACGATTACATGTTGGGAGATGCGACCTGCGCATCGGCGGCAAAGGGCAAGGCTTTGGTGGAGGCCACTTTGGATCGTATGGTGGAGTTCCTTGAACAGTGGAAT